The Chloroflexota bacterium genome segment CAACTCTACGGGATGTTATTCCGTATGGGGCCGGACCACTTAGGCCTTCTGGTTGCGGGCTAAGGCGGGCATCATCTGTGCGGCGGGCCTATATCGAGTCACGCTCCTTTCCGGCCCCGTACGAGTACGGTTTGATATTACCATAGGCTTGCAGGAGCGCCTTGTTTAGTCCATTGTGGGCGGATCGCAGGACCTTCCGTTATTGCGCAAGCGCCGATCAAACAGAATAATGCCGTGCCGGGCGACCTCGCTATCGCGAGTTAGCGGGCAGCGTCGCGTGCCGTAACCGACCGCGCCGTCAATTGAGCGGGAAGCCGCCGCGTCTATGGATACATCTTCTCCAACATCCGGGGATATGCGATTGCCTCGCGCAGGTGGTGAATGTCGGTGATCCAGGTCACCGTGCGTTCGACGCCGAGTCCGAAGCCGACGTGCGGCACGCTGCCGAAGCGTCGCAGATCGAGGTACCACTGGTACGGCTCGCGCGGCAGGTTGTGCTCCTTGATGCGCTGCTCCAGCAGTTCGAGGCTCGCCGTGCGCTCGCCGCCGCCGATGATCTCGCCGTAACCCTCGGAGGCGAGCAAGTCGGCGCTGAGCGCCTTGTCCGGCTCGTTGGGATCCACTTCCATGTAGAACGCTTTGACTGCCGCCGGGTAGTGGTGCACGAACACCGGCCGGTCGTAGCGCAGCGAGAGCGCCGTCTCCTGCGGTGAGCCGAGGTCGTCGCCAGGGATCATGTGCACGGAGGCGTCCTCCTGCGCGTTCAGCCACGTCACCGCATCGTCGTAATGCAGGCGCGGGAATGGCGGCAGGATCGACTCCAGCTTCTTCGTGTCGCGTTCGAGCACCTTCAGTTCTTCCTGCCGCGTCTCCAGCACCCGCGCGACGATGTACGCGATGAACTGCTCCTCCAGCGCCAGCAGGTCGTCGAGGTGCGCGTAGCACCACTCCGGCTCGACCATCCAGAACTCGGTCAGGTGCCGGCGCGTCTTGGACTTCTCCGCGCGGAACGTCGGGCCGAAGCAGTAGACCTTGCCGAGCGCGGCGGCGTTCGCCTCGTTGTATAGCTGGCCCGACTGCGTCAGGTACGCCGGCTCGCCGAAGTAGTCCACGGCGAACAGCGTGCTGGTGCCTTCAACCGCATTCGGCGTGAAGATCGGCGTGTCGACGTTGATAAAACCGTTGGAGTCAAGGAAGTCGCGGATCGCCTTGATCACCGTGGCGCGAATCTTCAGGATCGCGGCTGGGCGCGCGTGCCGCACCCACAGGTGACGGTTCGCCATCAGGAACTCGATGCCGTGCTCCTTCGGGCCGATCGGGTAGTCCTTCGCCAATTGGACGATGTTCAGCCCGCTCACACTCAACTCGTAGCCGCCGGGTGCGCGCGGGTCGGCACGCACTTCGCCGGTCACGCTGAGCGACGACTCCTGGCTGGCCGCTTTCGCGGCGGCGAACACCTCCGGCGTGACGGCTTTCTCGAACACGGTGGCCTGAATCAGCCCGGTGCCGTCGCGCACCTTCAGGAACTGCAGGCGGCCCTTGTCGGTCTTGTCCGCCAGCCAGCCGTCCAGTGTGACCGTCTGCCCGACGTGGTTGGCGATATTCTTGATGTGTACCTGGTCAGTCATAGGTGTCTCCTGCGATGAAATGACGAAAACAATCCGCGAATAACGCGAATCGACACGAATCAAAACTACCGGCGCCCTGCCACATAAACGGCAGAGGACAATATCTGTGCAGTGTCCGTTGTCACGTCGATTATACCGTATTCATGCGCGTCGCGGCCACTCTCCAAACGCTCCGTGAATAGCGGCAAGCTGCCGGAGCGCACCAGCCGGACATACAGTGTAGGGGCGCATCGTGATGCGCCCACGAGCCAGGCGGCCGAGCATCGCACTCTTTGGGGTGTCGCGAGCCGTCCCTACGCTGACTCCGACATTAGACGGTTACGACAGTTTTGCGGTATGGCCGCGCGCATCACGGACTTCCGATACCTCTGAGATGTTCATGGCT includes the following:
- the asnS gene encoding asparagine--tRNA ligase yields the protein MTDQVHIKNIANHVGQTVTLDGWLADKTDKGRLQFLKVRDGTGLIQATVFEKAVTPEVFAAAKAASQESSLSVTGEVRADPRAPGGYELSVSGLNIVQLAKDYPIGPKEHGIEFLMANRHLWVRHARPAAILKIRATVIKAIRDFLDSNGFINVDTPIFTPNAVEGTSTLFAVDYFGEPAYLTQSGQLYNEANAAALGKVYCFGPTFRAEKSKTRRHLTEFWMVEPEWCYAHLDDLLALEEQFIAYIVARVLETRQEELKVLERDTKKLESILPPFPRLHYDDAVTWLNAQEDASVHMIPGDDLGSPQETALSLRYDRPVFVHHYPAAVKAFYMEVDPNEPDKALSADLLASEGYGEIIGGGERTASLELLEQRIKEHNLPREPYQWYLDLRRFGSVPHVGFGLGVERTVTWITDIHHLREAIAYPRMLEKMYP